A section of the Polynucleobacter sp. AP-Jannik-300A-C4 genome encodes:
- a CDS encoding pyruvate, water dikinase regulatory protein has product MSTQTRIVFIVSDGTGITAENFSQSILAQFEATFKHIRVPFVDSPEKAHDAVSSINQAAVKYGVQPIVFTTLVNPDLNQIVGKANGLILDMFQTFVAPLEQALGVKSTHAMNRLHHNADTEAYKNRIEAINYSLAHDDGQSNKNLAEADVILVGISRVGKTPTSLYLAMQYGMKAANYPLIPEDFERGQLPKDLIPYRNKIFGLMIDAERLSEIRNERRPGSNYAKLENCRYEINEATAMMKKESIPWVATTSKSIEEIATTVLQSIKSDKTILG; this is encoded by the coding sequence ATGTCTACCCAAACCCGCATTGTTTTTATTGTTTCAGACGGTACCGGCATTACCGCCGAGAACTTCAGCCAATCGATTTTGGCCCAATTTGAGGCCACTTTTAAGCACATTCGGGTGCCTTTTGTGGATAGCCCTGAAAAAGCCCATGATGCGGTTTCTAGCATTAATCAGGCTGCCGTCAAATACGGAGTTCAGCCCATCGTTTTCACCACTTTGGTGAATCCAGACCTTAATCAGATTGTCGGTAAGGCTAATGGCTTGATTCTGGATATGTTCCAGACTTTTGTGGCGCCTTTGGAGCAAGCTCTAGGGGTCAAATCGACCCATGCCATGAACCGCCTTCACCATAATGCTGATACCGAAGCCTACAAAAACCGCATTGAGGCTATTAACTACTCCCTAGCCCATGATGATGGTCAGTCAAACAAGAACCTTGCTGAGGCTGATGTTATTTTAGTGGGCATCTCCCGAGTGGGCAAAACGCCAACCAGTCTTTACCTGGCAATGCAATACGGCATGAAAGCAGCTAACTACCCTCTCATTCCTGAAGATTTTGAACGTGGGCAATTACCAAAGGATTTAATCCCCTATCGCAATAAGATTTTTGGCTTAATGATTGATGCTGAACGTTTATCGGAGATTCGCAATGAGCGACGCCCAGGCAGTAACTATGCCAAGCTAGAAAACTGTCGCTATGAAATTAATGAAGCTACCGCCATGATGAAAAAAGAATCTATTCCTTGGGTAGCTACAACCAGTAAATCGATTGAAGAGATCGCTACTACCGTATTGCAATCCATTAAGTCTGATAAAACAATTCTAGGCTAG
- a CDS encoding RIP metalloprotease: MQALITLASFLVTLGVLVSFHEYGHFLAARLCGVKVLRFALGFGKPLFTFRASNGTEWVLASIPLGGYVKLLDGRDGQQSISAQDRSQSFDVKPLWQRSVIVAAGPFANFLLAVILFSIIYFTGVPQLPAKLQAPPEQSIAAKLGVAAGDQVIGWQSLPSDYSGAPILGEFDLVPSWNALRWQLLDAVTGEQGFALEMRDASGGRHIKSFRQGDLPQVTPESDPLKALGLFPQITPPSEWNQLKLGPIDALSFASQRVYVITKVSMRLMLGLLTGKTTLKQLGGPLSIADMAGKSAQVGWQPFVAFLALMSISIGLLNLVPLPMLDGGQLLYDAWELVAGKRITLSLQEKLQKVGFLLLIALSLLALFNDLQRYLLS, encoded by the coding sequence GTGCAGGCTTTAATCACTCTTGCTTCATTCTTAGTCACCTTAGGTGTGCTGGTCAGCTTTCATGAGTACGGTCATTTTTTAGCAGCCCGTTTATGCGGCGTCAAAGTACTTCGTTTTGCCTTGGGTTTTGGCAAGCCATTATTTACTTTTCGCGCCAGTAACGGTACTGAGTGGGTTCTAGCGTCTATCCCCTTAGGCGGCTATGTCAAATTATTGGATGGCCGCGATGGTCAACAAAGTATTTCAGCGCAGGATCGATCTCAATCCTTTGATGTAAAGCCGCTCTGGCAACGATCTGTCATTGTGGCTGCTGGACCATTTGCCAATTTCCTCTTGGCAGTCATTTTATTTTCGATCATTTACTTCACAGGCGTGCCTCAGTTGCCAGCAAAACTGCAGGCTCCCCCTGAGCAATCGATTGCTGCCAAACTAGGGGTAGCAGCGGGTGATCAAGTGATTGGTTGGCAATCGCTGCCATCTGACTATAGTGGCGCCCCAATTCTTGGAGAGTTTGATCTCGTCCCAAGTTGGAATGCTCTGCGTTGGCAGCTATTGGATGCCGTAACTGGAGAGCAGGGATTTGCCCTAGAAATGCGGGATGCCTCTGGTGGGCGCCATATTAAATCCTTTAGGCAGGGTGATTTACCCCAGGTAACACCAGAATCGGACCCACTAAAAGCATTAGGCTTATTTCCCCAGATTACCCCGCCTTCAGAGTGGAATCAGCTGAAATTGGGCCCGATTGATGCCCTGAGCTTTGCCAGTCAACGGGTCTATGTGATCACCAAGGTCTCTATGAGGCTGATGCTTGGTTTATTGACCGGCAAAACGACCTTAAAGCAGCTGGGTGGACCCCTCAGTATTGCGGATATGGCTGGTAAGTCTGCCCAGGTGGGCTGGCAGCCATTTGTAGCCTTTTTAGCTCTCATGAGCATCAGTATTGGACTCTTGAATTTAGTGCCTTTACCAATGCTAGATGGGGGTCAGCTCCTGTATGATGCATGGGAGTTGGTTGCTGGTAAGCGAATTACATTATCTCTGCAGGAAAAGCTCCAAAAAGTGGGTTTTTTGCTGCTGATAGCCCTTTCCTTGCTGGCCTTGTTTAACGATTTGCAACGCTACCTTTTATCTTGA
- the bamA gene encoding outer membrane protein assembly factor BamA: MNFLIPSFRSLTRFIAQVVLIVAAGFCINAQAADTFVIKDIRIEGLQRVEPGTVFSYLPVQVGDTFTEEKSAEAIKALYSTGFFRDVQIQAQGNVLIVIVEERPTISRIEFTGMKEFDVEVVRKSLKAVGVAEARFYDKALIDKAEQELKRQYVGKGMYAAEVVATVTPVERNQVAIYFNIDEGPVAKIQEINFIGNNVFSESTLKSQMQLKTGGWLSWYSKDNLYSKQKLTADLENIRSYYLNRGYLEFVIESTQVSITPDKKGIYLTISIREGNKFTVKNVRLAGDLLGKEAELIQLVSLKPGDTFSSAKLTESTKAIAEILGSYGYAFATINPQPDIRRELSEVDLTLVVDPGRRVYVRQVNISGNAKTRDLVIRREMRQFESAWFDSEKIDLSKKRLSRLGYFTETDVSTQDVPGSADQVDVDVKVTEKPTGAVTIGAGFSSTEKLILTAGINQENAFGTGTAVGLNFSLGKINQSLALSNYDPYFTEDGISRYTDLFYRSSKPLYYVGDPDYQIKSVGSNIKFGVPYTEVDRVFFGTGIEAFQIQTTSNTPTPYLNYAQSYGIAAPGYPATLTTYNVPLTVGWSRDGRDSALIPSTGSLQQLNAEVGTPVGNMTFYRIFGQYQKYHSFSKGNILSYNGELGYGEAYGDNPFPITKNYYVGGIGSVRGYAPGSLGPTYYNSYIGRYQPTGGQSKIVNNVEYTVPVPGSGVDKTLRVFGFVDGGNVYNENINLVLRYSYGLGLSWISPLGPLKFSYGIPIKSLPTDNVQRLQFQVGTAF; the protein is encoded by the coding sequence TTGAATTTTTTGATACCTTCTTTTCGCTCCCTAACTCGATTTATTGCTCAAGTCGTTCTGATTGTTGCGGCAGGTTTTTGTATAAACGCACAAGCAGCCGATACCTTTGTCATTAAAGACATTCGAATCGAAGGCTTGCAACGAGTCGAGCCGGGTACTGTATTTAGCTACCTTCCAGTTCAGGTAGGCGATACCTTTACCGAAGAGAAGAGTGCTGAGGCCATTAAGGCGCTCTACAGCACTGGCTTTTTCCGAGATGTGCAAATTCAGGCTCAGGGCAATGTCTTGATTGTGATCGTTGAAGAGCGCCCTACCATTTCCCGGATTGAATTTACAGGCATGAAGGAGTTTGACGTAGAGGTCGTTCGGAAGTCGCTCAAAGCCGTTGGGGTTGCTGAAGCTCGTTTCTATGACAAAGCTTTGATTGATAAAGCTGAACAAGAACTGAAGCGCCAGTATGTTGGTAAAGGTATGTATGCAGCTGAAGTAGTTGCAACCGTTACTCCAGTAGAGCGCAATCAAGTGGCGATTTATTTCAATATCGATGAAGGTCCTGTAGCTAAGATCCAAGAGATCAACTTTATTGGTAATAACGTGTTCAGTGAGAGCACTCTTAAGAGCCAGATGCAGTTGAAAACTGGTGGCTGGCTTTCTTGGTATAGCAAAGACAATTTGTATTCTAAGCAAAAACTCACGGCCGACTTGGAGAATATTCGATCCTACTATCTCAATCGCGGTTACCTTGAGTTTGTTATTGAGTCCACCCAGGTTTCTATTACCCCTGATAAAAAAGGTATCTACTTGACGATCAGTATTCGTGAGGGTAATAAATTCACCGTTAAGAATGTGCGTTTAGCTGGTGACTTATTGGGCAAAGAGGCTGAGTTAATTCAGTTGGTAAGTCTTAAGCCGGGCGACACCTTCTCATCTGCTAAGTTGACTGAGAGCACTAAAGCAATTGCTGAAATTCTGGGTTCGTATGGTTATGCGTTTGCAACCATTAATCCGCAACCAGACATTCGTCGTGAATTAAGTGAAGTGGACTTGACTCTAGTGGTTGATCCAGGTCGTCGCGTTTATGTTCGGCAAGTGAATATTTCTGGCAATGCCAAGACTCGTGATCTGGTAATTCGTCGAGAGATGCGCCAGTTTGAAAGTGCCTGGTTCGACAGTGAAAAGATTGATTTATCTAAAAAACGTTTAAGCCGCTTAGGTTATTTCACGGAGACTGATGTCTCTACGCAAGATGTTCCAGGATCCGCCGATCAAGTTGATGTTGATGTGAAGGTCACTGAAAAACCTACTGGCGCTGTTACGATTGGTGCCGGCTTCTCCTCAACTGAGAAGTTAATTCTGACTGCCGGTATTAACCAAGAAAATGCCTTTGGTACAGGTACTGCAGTAGGCTTAAATTTCTCCCTGGGTAAGATTAATCAAAGCTTAGCTTTGTCAAACTATGACCCTTACTTTACCGAGGATGGTATCAGTCGATATACTGACTTGTTCTATCGTTCATCCAAGCCTTTGTACTATGTAGGAGATCCTGACTATCAAATTAAATCCGTTGGCTCCAATATCAAATTTGGTGTTCCGTATACTGAAGTAGATCGAGTATTTTTTGGTACCGGTATTGAAGCATTCCAGATTCAGACTACCAGCAATACTCCTACGCCATACTTAAATTATGCTCAGAGTTATGGGATAGCGGCACCTGGATATCCTGCAACATTAACTACCTACAACGTGCCTTTAACTGTAGGCTGGTCAAGAGATGGTAGGGATAGCGCATTAATTCCATCCACCGGATCTTTACAGCAACTCAATGCTGAGGTTGGAACTCCAGTTGGAAATATGACCTTCTATCGCATTTTTGGGCAATATCAGAAGTATCACTCCTTCTCGAAAGGCAACATATTGTCCTACAACGGTGAGTTGGGTTATGGCGAGGCTTATGGAGATAATCCATTTCCGATTACTAAAAACTACTATGTGGGCGGCATCGGATCTGTTCGAGGCTATGCGCCTGGTTCCCTTGGACCAACTTATTACAACTCGTATATTGGGCGTTACCAGCCAACTGGTGGACAATCAAAGATTGTAAATAACGTTGAGTACACCGTCCCCGTTCCTGGATCTGGCGTTGATAAAACCTTGCGTGTATTTGGTTTCGTAGACGGCGGTAACGTTTATAACGAAAACATCAATCTCGTCTTACGATATTCTTACGGCTTAGGTTTATCATGGATATCACCACTGGGCCCATTAAAGTTCAGCTATGGTATTCCGATCAAATCGTTGCCAACGGATAATGTGCAGCGTTTGCAGTTCCAAGTCGGTACAGCGTTTTAA
- the fabZ gene encoding 3-hydroxyacyl-ACP dehydratase FabZ: protein MSKPIAIDINQILKLLPHRYPFLLVDRVLEIEPRQSITALKNVTMNEPFFQGHFPDFPVMPGVLIIEALAQTAALLTFSEVREENAIYYFAGIDGARFKKPVLPGDQLIMTAKLERERAGIYKFQVQATVDGELAAEANITCAVRTKGA, encoded by the coding sequence ATGAGCAAACCCATCGCTATCGATATCAATCAAATTTTGAAGTTGTTACCTCATCGCTATCCATTTTTATTGGTTGATCGCGTGTTAGAGATTGAGCCTCGCCAAAGTATTACTGCGCTTAAGAATGTCACCATGAACGAGCCATTCTTTCAGGGGCACTTTCCAGATTTTCCGGTAATGCCGGGCGTTTTAATCATTGAAGCCCTTGCTCAAACTGCTGCACTTCTGACCTTTTCGGAAGTGCGCGAAGAAAATGCCATTTACTACTTTGCTGGTATTGATGGTGCCCGCTTTAAGAAACCAGTATTGCCTGGCGACCAGTTAATCATGACGGCTAAGCTAGAGCGTGAACGTGCTGGTATCTACAAGTTTCAAGTCCAAGCCACTGTTGACGGTGAACTTGCTGCTGAAGCAAATATTACTTGTGCTGTTCGTACGAAAGGCGCGTAA
- the lpxB gene encoding lipid-A-disaccharide synthase, whose protein sequence is MPKLACVAGEPSGDLLAAPVLSALKQIPDTSGLEVYGIGGPRMQAEGLRSDWPMETLSVRGYVEAIKQLPAILKLRKELISNLTGEGRPDVYLGIDAPDFNLGVELALRKAGIPTLHFVSPSIWAWRAGRITKIKQAVERMLCIFPFETEIYERAGISATYVGHPLASEIPLEPNPVIAKQRIEKILSLPVNALDGIVVSVLPGSRGSEIELIAPVFFETMAELTKRMPGQAIHFVIPVATPRLREPLEAQLKNTLDKNPDLKIYLIDGEADAVLEAADVVLIASGTATLQAALWKKPMVISYKVPWLTAQIMKRQGYLPYVGLPNILCAEFVVPELLQDDATPSKLADALLAWLNNPSKVTQLKTRFAEMHETLRRPTGLLVAQAVAQTITASKNRTTV, encoded by the coding sequence GTGCCTAAACTTGCTTGTGTTGCCGGAGAGCCTTCGGGTGACTTGCTGGCAGCGCCAGTATTAAGTGCGCTCAAGCAGATCCCTGACACTTCCGGTTTAGAGGTCTATGGTATTGGCGGCCCTCGTATGCAGGCAGAGGGCCTGCGATCAGATTGGCCGATGGAGACCCTGAGTGTTCGCGGTTACGTTGAGGCTATCAAACAACTGCCTGCCATTCTAAAACTGCGTAAGGAACTCATCAGCAATCTCACTGGTGAAGGTCGCCCTGATGTGTATTTGGGTATTGATGCGCCGGATTTCAATTTGGGTGTTGAGTTGGCTTTGCGCAAGGCAGGTATTCCAACCTTACATTTTGTTTCGCCATCTATTTGGGCTTGGAGAGCGGGGCGTATTACGAAGATTAAGCAAGCAGTAGAGCGCATGCTCTGCATCTTTCCCTTCGAAACTGAGATTTATGAACGTGCCGGCATTAGCGCAACTTATGTTGGGCATCCGCTAGCAAGCGAGATTCCGCTAGAGCCAAATCCAGTAATAGCTAAGCAAAGGATAGAAAAAATCCTAAGCCTGCCAGTCAATGCATTAGATGGAATCGTGGTTTCTGTTCTGCCGGGTAGCCGGGGATCAGAGATTGAGCTCATTGCGCCAGTATTTTTTGAGACGATGGCCGAGCTTACGAAGCGCATGCCGGGGCAAGCAATTCATTTTGTGATTCCAGTTGCTACACCGCGCTTACGAGAGCCGCTTGAGGCGCAATTAAAAAATACCCTAGATAAAAATCCTGATCTCAAAATTTATCTGATTGATGGTGAGGCTGATGCAGTGCTTGAGGCTGCCGATGTCGTCCTCATTGCTAGCGGTACTGCTACCTTGCAGGCTGCACTCTGGAAAAAGCCAATGGTGATCTCCTATAAGGTACCTTGGTTAACCGCACAGATTATGAAGCGACAAGGTTACTTGCCCTATGTAGGCTTGCCGAATATTCTCTGTGCCGAGTTCGTTGTCCCTGAGCTTCTGCAAGATGATGCGACTCCAAGCAAATTGGCTGATGCCTTATTGGCTTGGTTAAATAATCCTAGCAAAGTTACTCAACTAAAAACCCGTTTTGCAGAAATGCACGAGACCTTGCGTAGGCCAACGGGCTTATTGGTTGCTCAGGCTGTGGCACAAACAATTACTGCCAGTAAAAATCGGACCACTGTGTGA
- a CDS encoding OmpH family outer membrane protein produces MKLCQSSKWIQYSLVAVSSLIALPQALAQDAGTRVAAVNVEKVFNESNMAKASQTKLQNEFTKRQNEIRTSAEKIKAAAEKLDRDSAVMSEADRVRRQRELADQDRELQRKQREYTEDLNQRNFEERAKIAEKANQALKQIAEQRKIDVIIQDPAYANPKVDVTDDVIKALNSLK; encoded by the coding sequence ATGAAGCTTTGTCAATCTTCAAAATGGATTCAATACAGCTTAGTTGCTGTTTCTTCACTGATCGCTTTGCCTCAGGCATTGGCACAGGATGCTGGCACCCGAGTTGCAGCTGTAAACGTTGAAAAAGTATTCAACGAATCAAATATGGCTAAGGCAAGTCAGACTAAGCTGCAAAATGAATTTACGAAGCGTCAGAATGAAATTCGTACTAGCGCTGAAAAGATTAAGGCTGCGGCAGAAAAATTAGATCGCGATTCAGCGGTCATGTCTGAGGCAGATCGTGTTCGCCGTCAGCGCGAGTTGGCTGACCAGGATCGCGAATTGCAGCGCAAACAACGCGAGTACACAGAAGATCTCAATCAGCGTAACTTTGAAGAGCGTGCCAAGATTGCTGAAAAAGCAAATCAAGCCCTCAAGCAAATCGCTGAGCAAAGAAAAATTGATGTCATTATTCAAGATCCAGCCTATGCAAATCCTAAGGTTGACGTAACTGATGATGTCATCAAGGCTTTGAATAGTCTCAAGTAA
- a CDS encoding RNA methyltransferase: protein MKMEFISSKDNSLFKEIRQLQATGPKGQKARFAYGQALLEGIHLVQTWVGNPGLKTLITSELGLQNPEIAQAVYDHVEICPDTRVYQLDKGLWDLLSDLVNPPQIAGLLDLPESALNPQKSVATITGDVIILDRIQDAGNVGSILRTAAAAGFTQVIALTGCAHLWSSKVLRAGMGAHRLLDLYEGWSTPQVLSAVTAPLLAATADGELDLFNMPKVLIHPVAWVMGSEGQGVSEDLMAQAKGVSIPIDPRVESLNVSTAAAICLFETVRVRRS, encoded by the coding sequence ATGAAAATGGAATTTATTAGCTCAAAAGACAATTCCCTGTTTAAGGAAATTCGTCAATTACAAGCCACCGGCCCCAAAGGTCAAAAGGCCAGATTTGCTTACGGTCAGGCTTTGCTAGAAGGCATTCATTTAGTGCAAACCTGGGTAGGTAATCCAGGACTCAAGACCTTAATTACCTCAGAGTTGGGTTTGCAAAACCCAGAAATTGCGCAAGCCGTTTATGACCATGTAGAAATTTGTCCTGATACTCGGGTTTATCAGCTGGATAAAGGCTTGTGGGACTTGCTCAGTGATTTGGTCAATCCTCCACAGATTGCAGGCTTACTAGATCTCCCGGAGTCTGCATTAAATCCCCAAAAATCAGTTGCGACGATTACTGGGGATGTGATTATTTTGGATCGTATTCAGGATGCGGGGAATGTGGGCTCGATCTTGCGCACTGCTGCAGCGGCTGGCTTTACTCAAGTCATTGCATTAACGGGTTGTGCCCATCTTTGGTCAAGCAAAGTATTGCGTGCTGGGATGGGCGCACATCGTCTGCTAGATCTGTATGAGGGGTGGTCAACCCCGCAAGTGCTGAGCGCGGTAACAGCGCCTTTACTGGCCGCTACTGCTGATGGTGAGTTGGATCTCTTCAATATGCCCAAGGTATTAATACATCCTGTCGCCTGGGTAATGGGAAGCGAAGGGCAGGGCGTTTCTGAAGACCTCATGGCTCAAGCCAAGGGCGTATCCATTCCGATTGATCCAAGAGTTGAATCCCTGAATGTTTCTACGGCAGCAGCGATCTGTTTATTTGAAACGGTTCGAGTGCGCCGTAGTTAA
- the lpxD gene encoding UDP-3-O-(3-hydroxymyristoyl)glucosamine N-acyltransferase has translation MPTAIELAKQFQVSLVGDGSLVLQGLAPLERAQVSQISFLSNPLYRQQASDSAAGGLIVNQADADFLQANPGSNSVGRVYFVSKKPYATFARMAQHFAKASAPIYAPGVHSSAAVDPSVNIPDSCHIGPFVQIGPGVKLGERVSLLGNTSVARNSAIASDTLIYPNVSIYSETTIGERCIIHSGAVIGADGFGFAPDFSATGAEWVKIPQTGAVVIGNDVEIGASTTIDRGAMSDTIIGSGTKIDNQVQIAHNVVVGNCCVIAGCAAISGSTKIGNFCIIGGAANFAGHLTIADKTTVSGNTSIIRSITEPGQHYTGVYPSMLHGAWEKNAAILRGLDKIRQRLRLLDKSK, from the coding sequence ATGCCCACCGCCATCGAGCTGGCCAAACAGTTTCAAGTAAGCTTGGTGGGGGATGGCTCCCTCGTGCTTCAGGGTCTCGCTCCTCTCGAGCGAGCCCAAGTCAGCCAGATTTCCTTTCTCTCAAATCCGCTATACCGTCAACAGGCTAGTGATAGTGCTGCTGGTGGATTGATTGTTAATCAAGCTGATGCAGATTTTCTCCAGGCAAATCCTGGAAGTAATTCGGTAGGGCGCGTCTATTTTGTTTCCAAAAAACCCTACGCTACTTTTGCCAGAATGGCGCAGCATTTTGCTAAAGCATCTGCGCCAATTTATGCTCCTGGTGTGCACTCAAGTGCCGCAGTAGACCCATCTGTAAATATTCCGGATTCATGTCATATCGGACCATTTGTACAAATTGGCCCTGGCGTGAAATTGGGTGAGCGTGTTAGCTTATTAGGCAATACTTCAGTTGCTAGAAATTCCGCCATTGCAAGCGACACTTTAATTTACCCCAATGTCTCGATTTATTCGGAGACTACTATTGGTGAGCGTTGCATTATTCACAGTGGTGCTGTGATTGGTGCAGACGGCTTTGGTTTTGCTCCTGATTTTTCTGCAACTGGCGCCGAGTGGGTCAAGATCCCGCAAACCGGTGCTGTAGTGATTGGCAATGATGTTGAGATTGGTGCATCTACGACGATTGATCGTGGCGCCATGAGTGACACCATCATAGGCAGTGGAACTAAGATTGATAACCAAGTTCAGATCGCCCATAACGTGGTGGTGGGTAACTGTTGCGTGATCGCGGGTTGTGCTGCCATCTCAGGTAGCACCAAGATTGGAAACTTCTGCATTATTGGCGGTGCCGCCAACTTTGCAGGTCATCTCACCATTGCTGATAAAACTACGGTTTCTGGAAATACCTCGATTATTCGTTCTATTACCGAGCCAGGCCAGCATTACACAGGCGTTTACCCTTCAATGCTACATGGCGCCTGGGAGAAAAATGCTGCCATTTTGCGCGGCCTCGATAAAATACGTCAACGCTTACGATTATTAGATAAATCTAAATAA
- the rnhB gene encoding ribonuclease HII codes for MSMIWVCGIDEAGRGPLAGAVVAGAVVLDPENPITGLKDSKKLSAARREFLFEQIQLKAKAWGIGEASPAEIDEINILQATMLAMRRAIEDLTIRLGGWPDKALIDGNRCPELPISAEAIVKGDTKEPAISAASILAKVTRDRQMMALHELHPQYGFAQHMGYPTEAHFAALKEFGACDQHRRSFSPVRNVLALHS; via the coding sequence GTGAGCATGATTTGGGTATGCGGTATTGATGAGGCAGGGCGTGGCCCATTAGCGGGGGCGGTGGTCGCTGGCGCTGTCGTTCTTGATCCCGAAAATCCTATTACCGGTTTAAAAGATTCTAAGAAGTTATCGGCTGCCAGACGCGAGTTTCTATTTGAGCAAATTCAACTCAAGGCAAAAGCCTGGGGTATCGGCGAAGCGAGTCCAGCCGAGATTGATGAGATTAATATTTTGCAAGCGACGATGCTCGCAATGCGCCGTGCAATTGAAGATCTCACCATACGTTTGGGCGGCTGGCCAGATAAAGCTTTAATCGATGGCAATCGCTGTCCCGAGCTTCCAATCTCAGCAGAAGCGATTGTGAAGGGCGATACCAAAGAGCCGGCGATTTCAGCGGCGTCGATCTTAGCCAAGGTGACACGAGATCGTCAAATGATGGCCTTACATGAATTACATCCCCAGTATGGCTTTGCTCAACATATGGGCTATCCGACAGAAGCGCACTTTGCCGCTCTTAAAGAGTTTGGCGCCTGCGATCAACATCGTCGCAGCTTTTCCCCTGTTCGAAATGTCTTAGCTCTGCATAGCTGA
- the lpxA gene encoding acyl-ACP--UDP-N-acetylglucosamine O-acyltransferase → MTRIHASAVVDSKAEIASDVEIGPYSVIGPNVKIGAGSKIGSHTVIEGYTTIGKENNFAHFAAIGGAPQDMKYRGEPTQLIIGDRNTIREFTTIHTGTSQDEGITRIGDDNWIMAYVHIAHDCQIGNHTIFSSNAQIAGHVKVSDWAIMGGMSGVHQFVRIGQHAMLGGASALVQDIPPFVIAAGDKASPHGINVEGLKRRGFSSETISALRQAYKVLYKDGLSFEEAKVEIQKMAQASASDAATAEKLTEFHDFIAASTRGIIR, encoded by the coding sequence ATGACTCGGATTCATGCATCCGCTGTAGTTGATAGCAAGGCTGAGATTGCTAGTGACGTAGAGATCGGTCCATATTCGGTCATTGGGCCAAACGTCAAAATTGGCGCTGGCAGTAAGATTGGTTCGCATACTGTGATCGAGGGTTACACCACGATCGGTAAAGAGAATAATTTTGCACACTTTGCGGCTATTGGTGGCGCCCCTCAAGATATGAAATACCGTGGCGAGCCAACACAACTCATCATTGGTGACCGCAATACGATTCGTGAGTTCACGACTATCCATACTGGCACATCTCAGGATGAGGGCATCACCAGAATTGGTGATGACAACTGGATCATGGCTTATGTGCACATTGCACATGATTGCCAAATCGGTAACCACACCATTTTCTCAAGCAACGCACAAATTGCTGGTCATGTGAAGGTGAGTGACTGGGCAATTATGGGTGGCATGTCTGGTGTGCATCAGTTTGTCCGCATAGGTCAACACGCTATGCTCGGTGGTGCTTCTGCGTTAGTACAAGACATTCCACCATTTGTGATTGCTGCAGGTGATAAGGCTTCTCCACATGGCATTAATGTGGAAGGGCTGAAGCGCCGTGGTTTCTCCAGTGAAACGATTTCTGCGCTACGTCAGGCATATAAAGTTCTTTACAAGGACGGCCTCAGTTTCGAAGAGGCTAAGGTAGAGATTCAGAAGATGGCGCAAGCTAGTGCATCTGATGCCGCTACAGCAGAAAAGCTGACTGAGTTCCATGACTTTATTGCCGCCTCTACACGCGGCATTATTCGATAG